A portion of the Echeneis naucrates chromosome 5, fEcheNa1.1, whole genome shotgun sequence genome contains these proteins:
- the LOC115043890 gene encoding uncharacterized protein LOC115043890 isoform X2, with the protein MGSMLQERLFLRDRERRRRANSTNRPNVSSRMGRRQLPTEENNNERNLMQKRKHKSHNPSTKRSTFQHSAQRTSELNSHPRPPAEDRMESKNRTKAPQRSDSRDQKHARFRGSRHTPILLDHCQTGLSPHPQVSQSPTMEAESMSGHGEGDSDSDLSESERLPVSPSGLVPPQLELRPDVIKAEDCSTRHHRPRRQISGGFDFPDFLPPPFNSWSLSQLAVFHNMEGLGAPRPRPVGTLERYLERLLQLEWRQIQTVQEESGTSAVSDVTPSCHRSPAAASSRLSSPKCILQCQRAFPLTFLSSLASHSNLLSTCACSSYRIRYSTCSTSCCRSTLSHTRQSRLSPMLERRGPISLPRRSYSESRVHSSDRSMVSQAQRISSPVRAISHLRRMQASGNIRNHVQRVNGKPHSSSSDSSTGAERDFFRVGEGVVDKRTGGLRKRSGSEQRRRGGVERQQNGSDKRRSGSECRRGGSERRRTAELKEKEIKPDAVTAIMDNLNGSSCSSDKRPSRPKQVEFV; encoded by the exons CAGGATGGGAAGGCGGCAGCTCCCGactgaggaaaacaacaacGAGAGA AATTTGATGCAAAAAAGGAAGCACAAGTCTCACAACCCATCGACTAAACGCAGTACCTTTCAGCACAG TGCTCAGAGAACTTCAGAGTTAAACTCCCATCCACGGCCCCCTGCAGAGGACAGGATGGAATCAAAGAATAGAACCAAAGCTCCTCAGCGCTCTGACTCCAGAGATCAGAAGCATGCAAGATTCAGAGGGAGCAGGCACACACCAATCTTACTTGACCACTGCCAGACTGGTTTGAGCCCTCATCCACAGGTGAGCCAGTCACCTACAATGGAGGCAGAAAGTATGAGCGGCCATGGAGAAGGAGACAGTGACAGCGACTTGTCTGAGTCAGAGAGACTTCCTGTGTCGCCCTCTGGTCTGGTTCCCCCTCAGCTTGAGCTAAGGCCAGATGTCATTAAGGCTGAAGACTGCTCCACTCGCCACCATAGACCCAGAAGACAGATCTCTGGTGGCTTTGACTTCCCAGatttccttcctcccccttttAACTCCTGGAGCCTCAGTCAGCTGGCTGTCTTTCACAACATGGAGGGCCTGGGGGCCCCTCGGCCCAGGCCAGTGGGAACTTTGGAAAGGTACCTGGAGAGGCTGCTGCAACTGGAGTGGCGTCAGATCCAGACTGTCCAGGAGGAGAGTGGGACGTCAGCTGTGTCAGATGTTACACCCAGCTGCCACAgatcacctgctgctgcctcatcaCGCCTCAGCTCCCCAAAGTGCATCCTGCAGTGTCAGCGTGCCTTCCCTCTCACCTTCCTATCCTCCCTGGCCAGCCACTCTAACCTGCTCTCCACCTGTGCCTGCAGTTCTTACCGCATCCGCTATTCAACCTGTAGCACTTCATGCTGCCGCTCCACCCTCAGCCACACCCGTCAGTCCAGACTGAGTCCCATGCTGGAGCGCAGGGGGCCCATATCACTCCCCAGAAGGAGCTACAGTGAGAGCCGGGTGCACTCTTCAGACAGGAGCATGGTCTCCCAGGCTCAGAGAATAAGCAGCCCTGTGAGGGCCATCAGCCACCTGAGGAGGATGCAGGCCTCAGGCAACATCCGCAACCATGTTCAAAGGGTTAACGGCAAACCTCACTCCTCTTCCAGCGACTCCAGCACTGGGGCTGAGAGAGACTTTTTCAGAGTAGGGGAGGGTGTCGTGGACAAGAGGACAGGAGGGCTTCGGAAAAGGAGTGggtcagagcagaggagaagaggaggggtagaaagacaacaaaatggTTCAGACAAAAGGAGGAGTGGTTCTGAgtgcagaagaggaggaagtgagagaaGGAGAACAGCTGAGctcaaggaaaaagaaataaaaccagaTGCTGTCACTGCAATAATGGACAATTTAAATGGATCTAGCTGTTCTTCTGATAAGAGGCCAAGCAGGCCAAAACAGGTTGAATTTGTTTGA
- the LOC115043890 gene encoding uncharacterized protein LOC115043890 isoform X1 codes for MGSMLQERLFLRDRERRRRANSTNRPNVSSSRMGRRQLPTEENNNERNLMQKRKHKSHNPSTKRSTFQHSAQRTSELNSHPRPPAEDRMESKNRTKAPQRSDSRDQKHARFRGSRHTPILLDHCQTGLSPHPQVSQSPTMEAESMSGHGEGDSDSDLSESERLPVSPSGLVPPQLELRPDVIKAEDCSTRHHRPRRQISGGFDFPDFLPPPFNSWSLSQLAVFHNMEGLGAPRPRPVGTLERYLERLLQLEWRQIQTVQEESGTSAVSDVTPSCHRSPAAASSRLSSPKCILQCQRAFPLTFLSSLASHSNLLSTCACSSYRIRYSTCSTSCCRSTLSHTRQSRLSPMLERRGPISLPRRSYSESRVHSSDRSMVSQAQRISSPVRAISHLRRMQASGNIRNHVQRVNGKPHSSSSDSSTGAERDFFRVGEGVVDKRTGGLRKRSGSEQRRRGGVERQQNGSDKRRSGSECRRGGSERRRTAELKEKEIKPDAVTAIMDNLNGSSCSSDKRPSRPKQVEFV; via the exons CAGCAGGATGGGAAGGCGGCAGCTCCCGactgaggaaaacaacaacGAGAGA AATTTGATGCAAAAAAGGAAGCACAAGTCTCACAACCCATCGACTAAACGCAGTACCTTTCAGCACAG TGCTCAGAGAACTTCAGAGTTAAACTCCCATCCACGGCCCCCTGCAGAGGACAGGATGGAATCAAAGAATAGAACCAAAGCTCCTCAGCGCTCTGACTCCAGAGATCAGAAGCATGCAAGATTCAGAGGGAGCAGGCACACACCAATCTTACTTGACCACTGCCAGACTGGTTTGAGCCCTCATCCACAGGTGAGCCAGTCACCTACAATGGAGGCAGAAAGTATGAGCGGCCATGGAGAAGGAGACAGTGACAGCGACTTGTCTGAGTCAGAGAGACTTCCTGTGTCGCCCTCTGGTCTGGTTCCCCCTCAGCTTGAGCTAAGGCCAGATGTCATTAAGGCTGAAGACTGCTCCACTCGCCACCATAGACCCAGAAGACAGATCTCTGGTGGCTTTGACTTCCCAGatttccttcctcccccttttAACTCCTGGAGCCTCAGTCAGCTGGCTGTCTTTCACAACATGGAGGGCCTGGGGGCCCCTCGGCCCAGGCCAGTGGGAACTTTGGAAAGGTACCTGGAGAGGCTGCTGCAACTGGAGTGGCGTCAGATCCAGACTGTCCAGGAGGAGAGTGGGACGTCAGCTGTGTCAGATGTTACACCCAGCTGCCACAgatcacctgctgctgcctcatcaCGCCTCAGCTCCCCAAAGTGCATCCTGCAGTGTCAGCGTGCCTTCCCTCTCACCTTCCTATCCTCCCTGGCCAGCCACTCTAACCTGCTCTCCACCTGTGCCTGCAGTTCTTACCGCATCCGCTATTCAACCTGTAGCACTTCATGCTGCCGCTCCACCCTCAGCCACACCCGTCAGTCCAGACTGAGTCCCATGCTGGAGCGCAGGGGGCCCATATCACTCCCCAGAAGGAGCTACAGTGAGAGCCGGGTGCACTCTTCAGACAGGAGCATGGTCTCCCAGGCTCAGAGAATAAGCAGCCCTGTGAGGGCCATCAGCCACCTGAGGAGGATGCAGGCCTCAGGCAACATCCGCAACCATGTTCAAAGGGTTAACGGCAAACCTCACTCCTCTTCCAGCGACTCCAGCACTGGGGCTGAGAGAGACTTTTTCAGAGTAGGGGAGGGTGTCGTGGACAAGAGGACAGGAGGGCTTCGGAAAAGGAGTGggtcagagcagaggagaagaggaggggtagaaagacaacaaaatggTTCAGACAAAAGGAGGAGTGGTTCTGAgtgcagaagaggaggaagtgagagaaGGAGAACAGCTGAGctcaaggaaaaagaaataaaaccagaTGCTGTCACTGCAATAATGGACAATTTAAATGGATCTAGCTGTTCTTCTGATAAGAGGCCAAGCAGGCCAAAACAGGTTGAATTTGTTTGA